The following proteins come from a genomic window of Bactrocera tryoni isolate S06 chromosome 1, CSIRO_BtryS06_freeze2, whole genome shotgun sequence:
- the LOC120782419 gene encoding extensin: MNKLLIFSCLILGTQIQQSYQQQDYTTPVPILKQIDRHNDDGSYTYGYEAADRSFKIETKYPSGEVFGKYGYLDDQGKLREIEYGASKRGFEPAGSDINVPPPTLTNNNPYPLGPNEIDDGQYREDPAVYYKDQKFNRPAVAPSRFSLDNLHQPQRPQYNPPPPPPQYYNPPPPPQPRYQQLGFQHQPPQFRQPPPPPPPPQPRYQPQYQYQPQYQQRSYQPQPQSQYPYGSLPQHHHPALKNLDIWSGSYSIDYTGRRK, encoded by the exons ATGAATAAGTTG CTCATATTCAGTTGTCTCATTTTGGGCACACAAATCCAACAATCGTACCAACAACAAGACTACACGACACCAGTGCCGATATTGAAACAGATCGATCGCCACAACGACGATGGTTCATATACATATGGCTACGAAGCAGCGGATAGGAGTTTTAAAATCGAAACGAAGTACCCGAGCGGCGAGGTATTTGGCAAATATGGCTACTTAGATGATCAGGGAAAGTTGCGTGAGATCGAGTATGGCGCTAGTAAGCGTGGTTTCGAACCTGCTG GCAGCGACATTAATGTGCCACCGCCCACGCTTACGAACAACAATCCCTATCCGTTAGGTCCGAACGAAATCGACGATGGTCAGTACCGTGAAGATCCCGCTGTCTACTATAAAGATCAAAAGTTCAACCGTCCTGCGGTGGCTCCAAGCAGATTTAGTTTGGATAATTTACATCAACCCCAAAGACCGCAGTACAATCCACCTCCACCTCCGCCACAGTACTACAATCCGCCACCACCACCGCAACCACGCTATCAACAATTAGGATTCCAGCATCAACCACCGCAATTCCGACAACCACCACCTCCACCACCGCCTCCACAACCACGTTATCAGCCACAGTATCAGTATCAACCACAGTATCAACAGCGCTCATATCAGCCGCAACCGCAGTCGCAGTACCCATATGGCAGTTTGCCGCAACATCACCATCCGGCGCTAAAGAATCTCGATATCTGGAGCGGTTCGTATAGCATTGATTACACGGGCAGACGCAAGTAG